In Bacteroides coprosuis DSM 18011, the following are encoded in one genomic region:
- a CDS encoding hypothetical protein (InterPro IPR011579~KEGG: lic:LIC12051 hypothetical protein~SPTR: Putative uncharacterized protein;~IMG reference gene:2504107873), translated as MSRLQTIENRLKEINGTVFQELCDSYLTIRDNNYLAISRTGSQTGKQKTTKGTPDTFFQLPNGNFLYSEITTDTSTKNKLANDIKACFDQDKTKIPVEKIQEIILCFNWNIDQDKINELNTLAQSYKADIRIRYLMLQELALELHLNHRDLAHHYLGLPLDTGQIVSRENFIKEYDRASKGIATPLNNTFLHRETELEELSNAIDSHDFIILTGAPGVGKTKLALEAINNYLSKNNSFQAYCVSYKSHTLLDDLYQYFDVDKDYILFVDDANRIDAFEQITGFFKANRNGKLKIIITVRDYAFQEIGRKCQEFSTQRINLFKLSDEQIIDIIKSEPFEILNPDYHKEIVRISDGNPRLAIMTSLLAKQEQNLYALHNVSDLFEKYFSTFIKDDGEFESPLNIKCLGLIAFFYTIPYKNREVTESILKEFDVSYNDFIDIIDTLDKLELVEIQFEHVKVPEQNLATFFFYKAFIKDNLLSFSTLLNNYFENYKNRFTDTIIPANNTFGPQNVMDKIKPDLVNYWKHISSDSNKSFDFLNSFWFYLQDQTLEFTYQQIEAFPKAEETTYDTSYETNQFNYDKDEIIELLGNFFRLNSKNLKDSIGLLFEYVSRKPDKLPELIHKIRELLIFDRDDEYSNFYRQKTLFDILIEGVEKKNELLSTSFYELAKTFLSYKFQQFKGGRKNSFIHYQYPIPNNVTIQEFRTKIWNSLESSFDSRPILAFSLLKNYSRVHPDVNKEIMSFDIPFVLNIIDKHLTNENFEHCKYVQNQIRWFRRHDFDLPEFSNLTNRFVNETYLAFLKIDWDRFRDKEMYEFDDFREYERLKEAEIRSSFILSNEDEINDFYDTFILLKNSADNNWSYNNVLDFVIDENCSKDLKIGLALLRKVIENDNQVNYVPRVTFRNQLKVENAVNQIWKLIKQSQFENKELWELSFYDYIDDTLINDELADSLIETITTMNKPNTIHFDKLEPFLKVKPNLFQVILKLITEKNEKEGTRLQVWMDFFSKHFENLGDDIELIKKAYIQQNLIQHHFDYQGKGFLQILKVDKNFLIEFVESLYSSTERHSLGGDHSDMSYVWNIDNIEDTLTQVFDLVIEKDLYFGILEHYCNVFFRNLKDEHKLRADNFIRQYVNDNNNDYRKMQIVVDLIRHTRKELFEEIFLLFISLNQDKETFSRLMWRGNGGTYSGDVIIGDIQASEWRNLLEIANKSDVGIKLIPIKNYINEQIESCLRSGDWERQRKFLRKDF; from the coding sequence ATGAGCAGACTGCAAACAATAGAAAATCGACTGAAAGAAATAAACGGAACTGTTTTTCAAGAACTTTGCGATAGTTATTTAACTATTAGAGATAATAATTACTTGGCTATATCTAGGACAGGAAGTCAAACAGGAAAACAAAAGACAACAAAAGGAACACCTGATACTTTCTTTCAATTACCTAACGGAAATTTTTTGTACTCTGAAATAACAACTGATACAAGTACAAAAAACAAGCTTGCCAATGACATAAAAGCTTGTTTTGACCAAGATAAGACAAAAATCCCTGTTGAAAAAATTCAAGAAATCATTCTTTGTTTTAATTGGAACATAGACCAAGATAAAATAAACGAATTAAATACACTTGCTCAAAGCTATAAAGCTGATATTAGAATTCGTTATTTGATGCTACAAGAACTAGCTTTAGAACTTCACTTAAATCATAGAGATTTAGCTCATCATTATTTAGGTCTACCTTTAGATACAGGTCAAATAGTTTCAAGAGAAAACTTCATCAAGGAGTATGATAGAGCTTCAAAAGGTATTGCGACACCATTAAATAATACATTTTTACATAGAGAAACAGAACTCGAAGAATTAAGTAATGCCATAGATAGTCACGACTTTATAATTCTTACAGGAGCGCCAGGAGTTGGAAAAACAAAATTAGCACTTGAAGCTATCAATAATTATCTATCAAAAAACAATTCTTTTCAGGCTTACTGTGTTTCTTACAAAAGTCATACTCTACTTGACGATTTGTACCAATATTTTGACGTAGACAAAGATTATATACTTTTTGTAGATGATGCAAATAGAATTGATGCATTTGAACAAATAACAGGTTTTTTCAAAGCCAATAGAAACGGAAAACTTAAGATAATAATTACAGTTAGGGATTATGCGTTTCAAGAAATTGGTAGAAAATGTCAAGAATTTTCAACTCAACGAATAAACTTGTTCAAGCTATCAGATGAACAAATTATTGACATAATAAAATCTGAGCCATTTGAAATATTAAACCCTGATTACCATAAAGAAATAGTAAGAATTTCTGATGGAAATCCAAGATTGGCTATAATGACATCGCTTTTAGCTAAACAAGAACAAAATTTATATGCCCTTCACAATGTATCCGATTTATTTGAAAAGTATTTTTCAACTTTCATCAAAGATGATGGTGAGTTTGAAAGCCCTTTAAACATAAAATGTCTTGGGCTAATTGCTTTCTTTTATACTATTCCATATAAAAATAGAGAAGTAACAGAATCAATTTTAAAAGAGTTTGATGTTTCGTATAATGATTTTATTGACATAATTGATACTCTCGACAAATTAGAGTTGGTGGAAATTCAATTTGAACACGTGAAAGTGCCAGAGCAAAATCTTGCGACTTTTTTCTTTTATAAAGCATTTATCAAAGACAATTTACTTTCATTCAGCACTCTCTTAAACAACTACTTTGAGAATTATAAAAATAGATTTACAGATACAATAATACCTGCCAACAATACTTTTGGTCCACAAAATGTAATGGACAAAATTAAACCCGACTTGGTAAATTATTGGAAGCACATTAGTTCTGACAGCAACAAATCTTTTGATTTCCTTAATTCATTTTGGTTCTATTTACAAGACCAAACTTTAGAGTTTACATATCAGCAAATAGAGGCTTTTCCGAAAGCAGAAGAAACTACATACGATACTTCTTACGAAACAAATCAGTTCAATTATGACAAGGATGAAATCATTGAATTACTAGGTAATTTTTTTCGTCTTAATAGCAAGAATTTAAAGGATTCAATTGGATTATTATTTGAGTATGTATCACGTAAACCAGATAAATTACCCGAATTAATACATAAAATTAGGGAATTATTGATTTTCGATAGAGATGATGAATACTCGAACTTTTATAGACAAAAAACTCTATTTGATATTCTAATAGAAGGAGTTGAAAAGAAGAATGAATTACTTTCTACATCCTTTTACGAACTTGCAAAAACTTTTCTTTCTTATAAATTTCAGCAATTTAAAGGAGGAAGAAAAAATAGTTTTATTCATTATCAATATCCGATTCCAAACAATGTTACTATTCAAGAATTCAGAACAAAAATTTGGAATTCTCTAGAAAGTAGTTTTGACTCTCGACCAATTTTGGCTTTTAGCCTTTTAAAGAATTATTCAAGAGTTCATCCAGATGTCAATAAAGAGATAATGTCATTCGACATTCCATTTGTACTCAATATAATTGACAAACATTTAACCAATGAAAATTTTGAACATTGTAAATATGTTCAAAACCAAATAAGATGGTTTAGAAGACACGATTTTGATTTACCTGAATTCTCAAATCTAACGAACAGATTTGTTAATGAAACATACTTAGCTTTTTTGAAAATTGATTGGGACAGATTTAGAGATAAGGAAATGTATGAATTTGATGATTTTCGAGAATATGAGCGATTAAAAGAGGCGGAAATAAGAAGCTCATTCATTTTATCCAACGAGGACGAAATCAACGATTTTTACGATACTTTCATTTTACTTAAGAATTCAGCAGACAATAATTGGAGTTATAACAATGTACTAGATTTTGTTATTGATGAAAATTGCTCAAAAGACCTAAAAATAGGCCTTGCCTTGTTAAGGAAAGTAATTGAAAATGATAATCAGGTTAACTATGTTCCAAGAGTTACCTTTAGAAATCAGTTAAAAGTTGAGAATGCAGTCAATCAAATTTGGAAACTTATTAAGCAATCACAATTTGAAAATAAAGAGCTTTGGGAGTTATCATTTTATGATTACATAGATGATACTTTAATCAATGATGAACTAGCCGATTCATTGATTGAAACAATCACAACAATGAATAAACCCAATACAATTCATTTTGACAAACTTGAGCCATTTTTAAAAGTAAAGCCAAATCTGTTTCAGGTAATTTTGAAATTAATTACTGAAAAGAATGAAAAGGAAGGTACCCGGCTACAAGTTTGGATGGACTTTTTCAGTAAGCATTTTGAAAATCTAGGAGATGACATTGAGTTAATTAAAAAAGCTTACATACAGCAGAACCTTATTCAACATCATTTTGATTATCAAGGAAAAGGATTTTTGCAAATATTGAAGGTTGACAAAAATTTCTTAATTGAGTTTGTCGAAAGTCTATACTCTTCGACTGAAAGACATAGCCTTGGTGGCGACCATAGTGATATGAGTTATGTGTGGAATATAGATAATATTGAAGATACACTCACCCAAGTGTTTGACTTAGTAATTGAGAAAGATTTATACTTTGGTATTTTAGAGCATTACTGCAATGTGTTCTTTAGAAATCTAAAAGATGAACATAAATTAAGAGCAGATAATTTCATCAGACAATATGTAAATGATAATAATAACGATTACAGAAAAATGCAAATTGTTGTTGACCTAATCAGACACACAAGAAAAGAATTGTTTGAAGAGATTTTCCTATTATTCATTTCATTAAATCAAGATAAAGAAACTTTTAGCAGGTTAATGTGGAGAGGAAATGGCGGGACTTATTCTGGAGATGTTATTATTGGAGATATCCAAGCCTCAGAATGGAGAAATTTATTGGAAATCGCTAATAAATCGGATGTGGGAATAAAGTTGATTCCTATAAAAAACTATATCAATGAACAAATTGAATCTTGTTTAAGAAGTGGAGATTGGGAAAGACAAAGAAAGTTTTTGAGAAAGGACTTTTGA
- a CDS encoding integrase family protein (COGs: COG4974 Site-specific recombinase XerD~InterPro IPR002104~KEGG: bvu:BVU_2470 putative transposase~PFAM: Integrase, catalytic core, phage~SPTR: Putative transposase;~tmRNA as predicted by Rfam (RF00023), score 129.69~IMG reference gene:2504107874~PFAM: Phage integrase family), with translation MKSTFSVLFFIRRDKKRKDGTCPILCRITIDGVESRFNTKVYVQDSRWNVKANKVSGSNAESRNLNARLDDIKASLHRIYHDFQRFDIVTPEKIKCEFLGLDESGETILNLFDKHNQDMESLIGISTTKATFQKYSVTRKHLANFIKKKYNVSDIALKSINYMFIHNFEIYMVSHAKVSHNTMSKFMGFVKKIINIAIKSDLINHNPFANYKIQFEKVDRGYLTEQELNLLIKKKFLIKRLEQVRDIFVFSCFTGLSYIDVKELSKDHIRISFDGNTWIMTKRSKSNVSVNVPLMDIPKKILEKYEGELPDNKVLPVLSNQKMNAYLKEIGDVCGITKNLTFHLARHTFATTVTLAKGIPIETVSKMLGHTNIQTTQIYARITNEKISKDMRGLSAKFNDSEKLFG, from the coding sequence ATGAAAAGTACATTTAGTGTTCTCTTTTTTATTAGAAGAGATAAAAAAAGAAAAGATGGAACTTGCCCAATTTTGTGCAGAATTACCATCGATGGTGTTGAATCACGTTTCAATACAAAAGTGTATGTTCAGGATTCCAGATGGAATGTGAAAGCAAACAAAGTTTCGGGTAGTAACGCTGAAAGCCGAAACTTGAATGCAAGATTGGATGATATTAAAGCATCGCTACATAGAATTTATCACGATTTTCAACGATTTGACATTGTAACTCCAGAGAAAATAAAATGTGAGTTTTTGGGTCTTGACGAAAGTGGAGAGACTATCCTCAATCTTTTTGACAAACACAATCAGGATATGGAATCTTTGATAGGAATATCAACCACCAAAGCTACATTTCAAAAATACTCAGTTACAAGAAAACATTTGGCTAACTTTATTAAAAAGAAGTATAATGTATCTGACATTGCCTTGAAATCAATTAATTATATGTTTATTCACAATTTTGAGATTTATATGGTGAGTCATGCTAAGGTGAGTCATAATACGATGTCAAAATTTATGGGATTTGTAAAGAAAATCATCAATATTGCTATTAAGAGTGACTTGATAAATCATAACCCATTTGCCAATTATAAAATTCAATTTGAAAAGGTAGACAGAGGTTATTTAACCGAGCAGGAGCTAAATCTGCTTATTAAAAAGAAGTTTTTAATCAAGCGTTTGGAACAGGTAAGAGATATTTTTGTTTTCTCATGTTTTACCGGATTGTCATATATTGATGTAAAAGAACTATCAAAAGATCATATCAGAATTTCATTTGATGGAAACACTTGGATTATGACAAAACGGAGTAAGTCCAATGTAAGTGTGAATGTTCCTTTAATGGATATTCCGAAAAAGATATTGGAAAAATATGAAGGTGAACTTCCAGATAACAAAGTTCTACCAGTTTTAAGCAATCAAAAAATGAATGCTTACCTGAAAGAAATTGGTGATGTATGTGGTATTACCAAGAATCTCACCTTCCATCTTGCAAGACATACCTTTGCAACTACAGTTACATTAGCAAAGGGCATTCCGATTGAAACGGTTAGTAAAATGTTAGGACACACCAATATTCAAACAACTCAAATCTATGCTCGTATTACCAATGAGAAAATCAGCAAGGATATGAGGGGGCTTTCCGCTAAATTTAATGATAGTGAGAAATTGTTTGGATAG